A portion of the Streptomyces coeruleoprunus genome contains these proteins:
- a CDS encoding VOC family protein, translating into MTQMIFVNLPVKDLEASKAFWTKLGYSFNPQFTDENAACLVFSDTIFAMLLTEEFFKTFTKKELADASGSTETIIALSAESRAEVDELVDAALSSGGFASNEPQEYGEWMYSRSFQDPDHHLWEVVWMDVEKMQAQQGQG; encoded by the coding sequence ATGACCCAGATGATCTTCGTGAACCTGCCGGTGAAGGACCTGGAGGCGAGCAAGGCCTTCTGGACGAAGCTGGGCTACTCCTTCAACCCGCAGTTCACCGACGAGAACGCGGCCTGCCTGGTCTTCAGCGACACCATCTTCGCGATGCTGCTGACCGAGGAGTTCTTCAAGACGTTCACGAAGAAGGAGCTCGCCGACGCCTCCGGGTCCACGGAGACGATCATCGCGCTGAGCGCCGAGAGCCGCGCCGAGGTGGACGAGCTGGTCGACGCGGCCCTGTCCTCCGGCGGCTTTGCGTCCAACGAGCCGCAGGAGTACGGCGAGTGGATGTACAGCCGCTCCTTCCAGGACCCGGACCACCACCTGTGGGAGGTCGTCTGGATGGACGTCGAGAAGATGCAGGCGCAGCAGGGCCAGGGCTGA
- a CDS encoding MFS transporter — protein sequence MAVSTSAPPAPAPVVDRAVPALGPLGLFTILVGAALPLIDFFIVNVALPTIDHDLAAGPAMLELVVAGYGLAYAVLLVLGGRLGDLLGRRRLFLAGMAAFGVTSLACGLAPDAATLVASRVAQGASAALMLPQVLATIQAATSGARRARAMSLYSATGGLAMVAGQILGGVLVAADLAGTGWRAIFLVNVPVALIGLVLGVRAVPETRSDRPAPLDVAGTLLLAVALLALLGPLTEGRAAGWPLWTWAALGVFPFAAAAFWWVERRAERRGLAPLVPPSLLRLPSLRRGLMLLAPFTWGFGGFMFVMAVTLQQGLALSAVLSGLALVPMAVTFFAASLAGPRLVRRFGSRVVTAGAVIQGVGILTLTVTVWAGWPGLGILALAPGIALAGLGQGLQLPVLYRIVLSEVPAERAGVGSGVMTTTHQSAMTLGVATLGSLFLSLAPGMGVRDALAVTLLVQLGAIAVTALLSLRLPRAVR from the coding sequence ATGGCTGTTTCGACTTCCGCTCCTCCCGCTCCCGCACCGGTCGTGGACCGTGCCGTGCCCGCGCTGGGCCCCCTCGGGCTGTTCACGATCCTCGTCGGCGCCGCCCTGCCGCTGATCGACTTCTTCATCGTCAACGTGGCCCTGCCGACGATCGACCACGACCTGGCCGCCGGCCCCGCCATGCTGGAGCTGGTCGTCGCGGGCTACGGCCTCGCGTACGCGGTACTGCTGGTCCTGGGCGGACGGCTGGGCGACCTCCTCGGCCGCCGCCGGCTGTTCCTGGCCGGCATGGCGGCCTTCGGCGTCACGTCCCTGGCCTGCGGCCTCGCCCCGGACGCCGCGACGCTGGTGGCGTCCCGGGTGGCGCAGGGCGCCTCGGCGGCGCTGATGCTGCCGCAGGTCCTGGCCACCATCCAGGCGGCCACGTCCGGCGCCCGCCGCGCCAGGGCGATGAGCCTGTACAGCGCGACCGGCGGCCTGGCGATGGTGGCCGGCCAGATCCTGGGCGGTGTGCTGGTCGCGGCCGACCTGGCCGGCACCGGCTGGCGGGCGATCTTCCTGGTGAACGTGCCGGTGGCGCTGATCGGCCTGGTCCTCGGGGTGCGCGCCGTGCCGGAGACCCGCTCGGACCGGCCGGCGCCCCTGGACGTCGCGGGCACGCTGCTTCTGGCCGTGGCGCTGCTGGCCCTGCTGGGTCCGCTGACGGAGGGGCGCGCCGCGGGCTGGCCGCTGTGGACGTGGGCGGCGCTCGGGGTGTTCCCCTTCGCGGCGGCGGCGTTCTGGTGGGTGGAGCGCCGCGCGGAGCGGCGGGGGCTGGCGCCCCTGGTGCCGCCGAGCCTGCTGCGGCTGCCGTCGCTGCGCCGGGGGCTGATGCTGCTGGCGCCGTTCACGTGGGGGTTCGGCGGGTTCATGTTCGTGATGGCGGTGACCCTCCAGCAGGGGCTCGCACTGAGCGCGGTGCTGTCGGGGCTGGCGCTGGTGCCGATGGCGGTGACGTTCTTCGCGGCGTCGCTGGCCGGGCCGCGGCTGGTGCGGCGCTTCGGCAGCCGGGTCGTGACGGCCGGCGCGGTGATCCAGGGCGTCGGCATCCTGACCCTGACGGTCACGGTGTGGGCCGGGTGGCCGGGCCTGGGGATCCTGGCCCTGGCGCCGGGCATCGCGCTCGCCGGCCTGGGGCAGGGGCTTCAGCTGCCGGTGCTGTACCGGATCGTGCTGTCGGAGGTACCGGCCGAGCGGGCCGGGGTGGGCAGCGGGGTCATGACGACGACCCACCAGTCGGCGATGACCCTGGGCGTGGCGACGCTGGGTTCGCTGTTCCTCTCCCTGGCGCCCGGCATGGGCGTGCGCGACGCACTGGCGGTCACGCTCCTCGTCCAGCTGGGCGCGATCGCGGTGACCGCGCTGCTGAGCCTGCGGCTTCCGCGTGCGGTGCGGTGA
- the nirD gene encoding nitrite reductase small subunit NirD encodes MKLELSPATGDWLPVCDMDALTPGRGMAALLPDGRQAALFRDRSGRLYAIDNRDPFTGAQVLARGLIGSADGRTFVASPLLKQRFDLETGRCLDDDEVAVAVYPVRTA; translated from the coding sequence ATGAAGCTCGAACTCTCCCCCGCCACCGGCGACTGGCTGCCCGTCTGCGACATGGACGCGCTGACCCCGGGCCGGGGCATGGCGGCCCTGCTGCCGGACGGACGGCAGGCGGCGCTCTTCCGGGACCGGTCGGGGCGGCTGTACGCGATCGACAACCGGGACCCGTTCACGGGCGCCCAGGTGCTGGCGCGCGGCCTGATCGGCTCGGCGGACGGCCGGACGTTCGTGGCGTCGCCGCTGCTGAAGCAGCGCTTCGACCTGGAGACGGGGCGGTGCCTGGACGACGACGAGGTGGCGGTGGCGGTGTATCCGGTGCGGACGGCCTGA
- the dusB gene encoding tRNA dihydrouridine synthase DusB, with the protein MTAFSPLSIGPHTVQPPVVLAPMAGITNAPFRTLCREFSGGKGLFVSEMITTRALVERNEKTMQLIHFDETETPRSIQLYGVDPVTVGKAVRMIVDEDLADHIDLNFGCPVPKVTRKGGGSALPYKRPLLRAILNEAVTNAGDLPVTMKMRKGIDDDHITYLDAGRIAVEEGVTAIALHGRTAAQHYGGTADWDAIARLKEHVPEIPVLGNGDIWSAEDALRMVRETGCDGVVVGRGCLGRPWLFGDLVAAFEGTGTAATPTLREVADVMVRHAQLLGEWIGDESRGVIDFRKHVAWYLKGFAVGSEMRKSLAVTSSLDELRAQLSALDLDQSWPVGADGPRGRTSGNNRVVLPDGWLKDPYDCSAVSADAELDTSGG; encoded by the coding sequence ATGACCGCGTTCAGCCCCCTCTCCATCGGCCCGCACACCGTGCAGCCGCCGGTGGTGCTCGCCCCGATGGCCGGTATCACCAACGCCCCGTTCCGCACCCTCTGCCGTGAGTTCTCCGGCGGCAAGGGGCTGTTCGTGAGCGAGATGATCACGACACGGGCGCTGGTCGAGCGCAACGAGAAGACCATGCAGCTGATCCACTTCGACGAGACGGAGACGCCCCGGTCGATCCAGCTGTACGGGGTCGACCCCGTGACCGTCGGCAAGGCCGTCCGCATGATCGTCGACGAGGACCTGGCCGACCACATCGACCTGAACTTCGGCTGCCCGGTGCCGAAGGTGACCCGCAAGGGCGGTGGCTCGGCGCTGCCGTACAAGCGGCCGCTGCTGCGGGCGATCCTGAACGAGGCCGTCACGAACGCGGGCGACCTGCCGGTCACGATGAAGATGCGCAAGGGCATCGACGACGACCACATCACCTACCTGGACGCCGGACGGATCGCCGTCGAGGAGGGCGTCACGGCGATCGCCCTGCACGGTCGCACCGCCGCCCAGCACTACGGCGGCACGGCCGACTGGGACGCCATCGCGCGGCTGAAGGAGCACGTCCCGGAGATACCGGTCCTCGGCAACGGCGACATCTGGTCGGCGGAGGACGCGCTGCGCATGGTGCGCGAGACGGGCTGCGACGGCGTCGTCGTGGGCCGCGGCTGCCTGGGCCGCCCGTGGCTCTTCGGCGACCTGGTGGCCGCGTTCGAGGGCACGGGTACGGCGGCGACGCCGACGCTGCGCGAGGTCGCGGACGTCATGGTGCGCCATGCCCAGCTGCTCGGCGAGTGGATCGGCGACGAGTCGCGCGGTGTCATCGACTTCCGCAAGCACGTCGCCTGGTACCTGAAGGGCTTCGCGGTCGGTTCCGAGATGCGCAAGAGCCTCGCGGTCACCTCGTCCCTGGACGAGCTGCGCGCTCAGCTGAGCGCGCTGGACCTGGACCAGTCGTGGCCGGTGGGCGCCGACGGCCCGCGCGGCCGTACGTCGGGCAACAACCGCGTCGTCCTGCCGGACGGCTGGCTGAAGGACCCGTACGACTGCTCCGCCGTGAGCGCGGACGCCGAACTGGACACGTCCGGCGGGTGA
- a CDS encoding TetR/AcrR family transcriptional regulator, translated as MARTKEFDPDAALQKALELFWRRGYEATSMADLVEHLGIGRASLYATFGNKHELYLKALDRYGAGQNPLLLDELSRPGPALPAVRAVVLRFAAEAAAGPGRLRGCLVTNAAAELAPHDRAVARRVELNWQHLETLLHAALARARTQGELPEGRDPRTLARMLLVLLQGVRVVGKASDDPALVRDAAEQALALLD; from the coding sequence GTGGCCAGGACCAAGGAATTCGACCCGGACGCCGCGCTCCAGAAAGCACTCGAGCTGTTCTGGCGGCGCGGCTACGAGGCCACGTCGATGGCCGACCTGGTCGAGCACCTGGGTATCGGCCGGGCCTCGCTCTACGCGACCTTCGGCAACAAGCACGAGCTGTACCTGAAGGCACTGGACCGGTACGGGGCGGGGCAGAACCCGCTCCTGCTGGACGAGTTGTCCCGGCCGGGCCCCGCATTGCCCGCCGTACGGGCGGTCGTGCTCCGGTTCGCCGCGGAGGCGGCGGCCGGGCCGGGCCGGCTGCGCGGCTGCCTCGTCACCAACGCGGCGGCGGAACTGGCGCCGCACGACCGGGCCGTGGCCCGCCGGGTGGAGCTGAACTGGCAGCACCTGGAGACGCTGCTGCACGCGGCGCTGGCGCGGGCGCGCACGCAGGGCGAGCTGCCCGAGGGGCGCGACCCGCGGACGCTGGCCCGGATGCTGCTGGTGCTGCTCCAGGGCGTGCGGGTGGTCGGCAAGGCGTCCGACGACCCGGCCCTGGTGCGGGACGCGGCCGAGCAGGCCCTGGCCCTGCTGGACTGA
- a CDS encoding DUF6243 family protein has translation MAKSRNNLLGVGGQRRKMSRADQQGTAPARAADRKAAADQKQELLRKMRERTQGSLDEQS, from the coding sequence ATGGCCAAGAGCCGTAACAACCTGCTCGGCGTGGGCGGCCAGCGCAGGAAGATGTCCCGCGCCGATCAGCAGGGCACCGCGCCGGCGCGTGCCGCCGACCGCAAGGCCGCCGCCGACCAGAAGCAGGAGCTGCTCCGCAAGATGCGCGAGCGCACGCAGGGCAGCCTGGACGAGCAGAGCTGA
- a CDS encoding winged helix-turn-helix domain-containing protein encodes MLRIHFTGADLAGVRMAARPDVLWETILSFHRLRDRRGALVYGEWRSETRTRLNGETRLLGALVPARGYFPDFLTPPQALGGVDAALEAVRATPPARIHAELAVLGSERPAAAPLPSWTTALAEGRAEPFSRLLGALRGYHRAAIEPYWTYIQARVEADRAVRGRALLDGGADELLASLPPMLRWRAPVLEADYPVDRDLHLDGRGLLLQPSYFCRGSAVMYRDPELPPVLVYPVTHTDAPSPGEPCRRPSLGRLVGHTRSAVLQAIGQGGTTSELARRAGVSLASASQHAGVLRDAGLVVTLRQGSSVLHTLTPLGAALLHGGAQPHERRRRYARNGPVTS; translated from the coding sequence GTGCTTCGTATACATTTCACCGGCGCCGATCTGGCCGGGGTCCGGATGGCAGCCCGGCCCGACGTGCTCTGGGAAACGATTCTCAGCTTTCACCGTTTGCGGGACAGGCGCGGCGCCCTGGTCTACGGGGAATGGCGCTCCGAAACCCGGACGCGGTTGAACGGTGAAACGCGGCTGCTGGGCGCCCTCGTCCCGGCGCGCGGGTATTTCCCCGACTTCCTGACACCACCACAGGCGCTCGGCGGAGTCGACGCGGCCCTGGAGGCCGTACGGGCCACTCCGCCCGCCCGGATCCACGCGGAGCTCGCCGTGCTCGGCTCCGAGCGCCCGGCGGCCGCCCCGCTGCCCTCGTGGACCACCGCCCTCGCCGAAGGGCGCGCCGAGCCCTTCAGCCGCCTCCTGGGCGCGCTGCGGGGCTACCACCGGGCCGCCATCGAGCCGTACTGGACCTACATCCAGGCGCGGGTGGAGGCCGACCGGGCCGTACGGGGCCGGGCGCTGCTCGACGGCGGCGCGGACGAGCTGCTGGCCTCGCTGCCGCCCATGCTCCGCTGGCGCGCGCCCGTGCTGGAGGCGGACTACCCGGTCGACCGGGACCTGCACCTCGACGGGCGCGGACTGCTGCTCCAGCCGTCGTACTTCTGCCGGGGCAGCGCCGTGATGTACCGGGACCCGGAGCTGCCGCCGGTCCTCGTCTACCCCGTCACGCACACCGACGCGCCCTCGCCGGGCGAACCCTGCCGGCGGCCGTCGCTGGGGCGGCTCGTGGGCCACACCCGCTCGGCCGTCCTCCAGGCCATAGGGCAGGGCGGGACGACCAGCGAGCTGGCCCGCCGGGCCGGCGTGTCCCTCGCCTCGGCCAGCCAGCACGCGGGCGTCCTGCGCGACGCGGGCCTGGTGGTGACCCTGCGCCAGGGCAGCTCGGTGCTGCACACCCTGACACCGCTGGGCGCCGCCCTGCTGCACGGCGGCGCCCAGCCCCACGAGCGGCGCCGCCGCTACGCGCGGAACGGGCCGGTCACCTCGTAG
- the ppdK gene encoding pyruvate, phosphate dikinase yields MSENKDQKFVYDFTEGNKDLKDLLGGKGANLAEMTNLGLPVPPGFTITTEACKVYLESGSEPAALRDEVSAHLDALEQKMGKKLGQADDPLLVSVRSGAKFSMPGMMDTVLNIGLSDKSVEGLAKQADNERFAWDSYRRLIQMFGKTVLGVDGELFEEALEEAKHAKKATSDTDLDAADLKKLVKQFKKIVKAETGRDFPQDPREQMDLAIKAVFDSWNGDRAKLYRRQERIPHDLGTAVNVCSMVFGNLGPDSGTGVAFTRDPASGHQGVYGDYLQNAQGEDVVAGIRNTVPLADLESIDKKSYDQLMGIMETLENHYKDLCDIEFTIERGQLWMLQTRVGKRTAAAAFRIATQLVDQGLIDEAEALQRVNGAQLAQLMFPRFDEDAQVEKIARGIAASPGAAVGKAVFDSYTAVKWSRSGEKVILIRRETNPDDLDGMIAAEGILTSRGGKTSHAAVVARGMGKTCVCGAEELEVDTKRRRMTVPGGHVVEEGDVVSIDGSTGKVYLGEVPVVPSPVVEYFEGRMHAGADDADELVQAVHRIMAYADRVRRLRVRANADNAEDALRARRFGAQGIGLCRTEHMFLGDRRQYVERLILADTDAEREQALEALLPLQKSDFVELFEAMDGLPVTVRLLDPPLHEFLPDITELSVRVALAEARKEPHENDLRLLQAVHRLHEQNPMLGLRGVRLGLVIPGLFTMQVRAIAEAAAERIEAKGDPRAEIMIPLVGTVQELELVRDEAEQVIAEVQQRTGVELKLALGTMIELPRAAVTAGQIAEAAEFFSFGTNDLTQTVWGFSRDDVEASFFTAYLEKGIFGVSPFETIDKDGVGSLVRSAVEAGRATRPDIKLGVCGEHGGDPESVHFFHEVGLDYVSCSPFRIPVARLEAGRAAAKSTGSDSR; encoded by the coding sequence GTGTCGGAAAACAAAGATCAGAAGTTCGTGTACGACTTCACCGAGGGCAACAAGGACCTCAAGGACCTTCTCGGCGGTAAAGGCGCCAACCTCGCCGAGATGACGAACCTCGGTCTCCCGGTGCCTCCCGGCTTCACGATCACCACCGAAGCGTGCAAGGTCTACCTGGAGAGCGGCTCCGAACCGGCCGCGCTGCGGGACGAGGTGAGTGCGCACCTCGACGCCCTCGAGCAGAAGATGGGCAAGAAGCTCGGCCAGGCCGACGACCCGCTGCTCGTCTCCGTCCGCTCCGGTGCCAAGTTCTCCATGCCGGGCATGATGGACACGGTCCTCAACATCGGCCTCTCGGACAAGTCCGTGGAGGGCCTCGCCAAGCAGGCGGACAACGAGCGCTTCGCCTGGGACTCGTACCGCCGCCTCATCCAGATGTTCGGCAAGACCGTCCTCGGCGTCGACGGCGAGCTCTTCGAGGAGGCCCTCGAGGAGGCCAAGCACGCGAAGAAGGCCACCAGCGACACCGATCTCGACGCGGCCGACCTCAAGAAGCTGGTCAAGCAGTTCAAGAAGATCGTGAAGGCCGAGACCGGCCGCGACTTCCCGCAGGACCCGCGCGAGCAGATGGACCTGGCCATCAAGGCCGTCTTCGACTCCTGGAACGGCGACCGCGCCAAGCTGTACCGCCGCCAGGAGCGCATCCCGCACGACCTCGGCACCGCCGTCAACGTCTGCTCGATGGTCTTCGGCAACCTCGGTCCCGACTCCGGCACCGGTGTCGCCTTCACCCGCGACCCGGCCTCCGGCCACCAGGGCGTCTACGGCGACTACCTCCAGAACGCCCAGGGCGAGGACGTCGTCGCCGGTATCCGCAACACCGTGCCGCTCGCCGACCTGGAGTCGATCGACAAGAAGTCGTACGACCAGCTCATGGGCATCATGGAGACGCTGGAGAACCACTACAAGGACCTCTGCGACATCGAGTTCACCATCGAGCGCGGCCAGCTGTGGATGCTCCAGACCCGGGTCGGCAAGCGCACCGCCGCCGCGGCCTTCCGGATCGCCACCCAGCTCGTCGACCAGGGCCTCATCGACGAGGCCGAGGCGCTCCAGCGGGTCAACGGCGCCCAGCTCGCGCAGCTGATGTTCCCGCGCTTCGACGAGGACGCCCAGGTCGAGAAGATCGCCCGCGGTATCGCCGCCTCGCCGGGCGCCGCCGTCGGCAAGGCCGTCTTCGACTCGTACACGGCCGTCAAGTGGTCGCGCTCCGGCGAGAAGGTCATCCTCATCCGCCGTGAGACCAACCCGGACGACCTGGACGGCATGATCGCCGCCGAGGGCATCCTCACCTCGCGCGGCGGCAAGACCTCGCACGCCGCCGTCGTCGCCCGCGGCATGGGCAAGACCTGTGTCTGCGGCGCCGAGGAGCTGGAGGTCGACACCAAGCGCCGCCGGATGACCGTGCCCGGCGGGCACGTCGTCGAGGAGGGCGACGTCGTCTCCATCGACGGCTCCACCGGCAAGGTGTACCTGGGCGAGGTACCCGTCGTACCGTCCCCGGTCGTCGAGTACTTCGAGGGCCGGATGCACGCCGGCGCCGACGACGCCGACGAGCTCGTCCAGGCCGTGCACCGGATCATGGCCTACGCGGACCGCGTCCGCCGGCTGCGTGTGCGGGCCAACGCCGACAACGCCGAGGACGCGCTGCGCGCCCGCCGGTTCGGCGCCCAGGGCATCGGCCTGTGCCGCACCGAGCACATGTTCCTCGGCGACCGCCGCCAGTACGTCGAGCGGCTGATCCTCGCCGACACCGACGCGGAGCGCGAGCAGGCCCTGGAGGCGCTGCTGCCGCTCCAGAAGAGCGACTTCGTCGAGCTGTTCGAGGCGATGGACGGCCTGCCGGTCACGGTGCGCCTCCTCGACCCGCCGCTCCACGAGTTCCTGCCCGACATCACCGAGCTGTCGGTGCGCGTCGCCCTCGCCGAGGCGCGCAAGGAGCCGCACGAGAACGACCTGCGCCTGCTCCAGGCCGTGCACCGGCTGCACGAGCAGAACCCGATGCTGGGTCTGCGCGGCGTCCGCCTCGGCCTGGTCATCCCCGGCCTGTTCACCATGCAGGTCCGGGCGATCGCCGAGGCCGCGGCCGAGCGCATCGAGGCCAAGGGCGACCCGCGCGCCGAGATCATGATCCCGCTCGTGGGCACCGTCCAGGAGCTGGAGCTGGTCCGCGACGAGGCCGAGCAGGTCATCGCCGAGGTGCAGCAGCGCACCGGCGTCGAGCTGAAGCTGGCCCTCGGCACGATGATCGAGCTGCCGCGCGCCGCCGTGACCGCCGGCCAGATCGCCGAGGCCGCCGAGTTCTTCTCCTTCGGCACGAACGACCTCACCCAGACGGTGTGGGGCTTCTCCCGGGACGACGTGGAGGCCAGCTTCTTCACCGCGTACCTGGAGAAGGGCATCTTCGGGGTGTCGCCGTTCGAGACGATCGACAAGGACGGTGTGGGCTCGCTCGTCCGCAGCGCCGTCGAGGCCGGCCGGGCCACCCGCCCGGACATCAAGCTCGGCGTCTGCGGTGAGCACGGCGGCGACCCGGAGTCGGTGCACTTCTTCCACGAGGTGGGCCTGGACTACGTCTCCTGCTCGCCGTTCCGGATCCCGGTGGCGCGCCTGGAGGCGGGCCGCGCGGCGGCCAAGTCCACCGGCAGCGACAGCCGCTGA
- a CDS encoding alkaline phosphatase PhoX has product MERRSFLRGAVAGGAAAAFGYTLMQGAAYAAPAQPGAGPYGALGTADANGIQLPAGFTSRVIARSGQKVGSTSYTWHSAPDGGACFADGTGWIYVSNSEISSTGGASAIKFNSSGTITSAYRILSNTNRNCAGGATPWNTWLSCEEVSTGYVYETDPWGVKTAVRHPAMGRFNHEAAAADPVRRVVYLTEDASDGCFYRFVPNTWGDLSSGTLQVLRAGTGTSGTYTWATVPDPDGSPTATRNQVSGAKRFNGGEGCHYANDTVWFTTKGDNRVWQLNVAAGTYELAYDDSLVSGTAPLTGVDNVTGSSSGDLYVAEDGGNMEICLITPDDVVAPFLRINGQSGSEICGPAFSPDGKRLYFSSQRGTTGSSSGGITYEVTGPFRA; this is encoded by the coding sequence GTGGAACGTCGCAGCTTCCTGCGCGGAGCGGTCGCCGGCGGTGCCGCCGCGGCCTTCGGCTACACGCTGATGCAGGGCGCCGCCTACGCGGCCCCGGCGCAGCCCGGCGCCGGCCCGTACGGCGCCCTCGGCACGGCCGACGCGAACGGCATCCAGCTGCCGGCCGGCTTCACCAGCAGGGTGATCGCCCGGTCCGGCCAGAAGGTCGGCTCCACCTCCTACACCTGGCACAGCGCCCCCGACGGCGGCGCCTGCTTCGCCGACGGCACGGGCTGGATCTACGTGTCGAACTCGGAGATCTCCAGCACCGGCGGCGCGAGCGCGATCAAGTTCAACTCGTCGGGCACGATCACCTCCGCGTACCGCATCCTGTCCAACACCAACCGCAACTGCGCGGGCGGCGCCACCCCGTGGAACACCTGGCTGTCCTGCGAGGAGGTCAGCACGGGGTACGTGTACGAGACCGACCCGTGGGGCGTGAAGACCGCGGTGCGCCACCCGGCGATGGGCCGCTTCAACCACGAGGCGGCCGCCGCCGACCCGGTCCGCCGGGTGGTCTACCTGACGGAGGACGCGTCGGACGGCTGCTTCTACCGGTTCGTCCCGAACACCTGGGGCGACCTGTCGTCGGGCACCCTCCAGGTCCTCAGGGCCGGCACGGGCACCTCCGGCACCTACACCTGGGCGACCGTGCCGGACCCGGACGGCTCCCCCACCGCGACCCGCAACCAGGTCTCCGGCGCCAAGCGGTTCAACGGCGGCGAGGGCTGCCACTACGCCAACGACACCGTCTGGTTCACCACCAAGGGCGACAACCGGGTCTGGCAGCTCAACGTGGCCGCCGGCACCTACGAGCTGGCGTACGACGACTCGCTGGTGAGCGGCACCGCCCCGCTGACGGGCGTCGACAACGTCACCGGCTCGTCCTCGGGCGACCTGTACGTCGCCGAGGACGGCGGCAACATGGAGATCTGCCTGATCACGCCGGACGACGTGGTGGCGCCGTTCCTGCGGATCAACGGCCAGTCCGGTTCGGAGATCTGCGGCCCGGCGTTCTCGCCGGACGGCAAGCGGCTGTACTTCTCCAGCCAGCGCGGCACGACCGGCAGCTCGTCGGGCGGCATCACCTACGAGGTGACCGGCCCGTTCCGCGCGTAG
- a CDS encoding glucose 1-dehydrogenase, whose amino-acid sequence MNRFQGRTVLVTGAGSGLGRAVALAFAAEGASVVAAGRTATTLDETVALIAERGGTAAAATADVSRAASMRDLVGWTVERFGGLDVAVNNAGVFRGGGPVADLAEEDWRTLLDINVTGVLFALQAEVAHMRAHGGGAIVNVSSNLGAHTRRPGLAGYLTSKAAVSALTRAAALDHVQDGIRINAVSPGAADTTMSLLPGETEDERAVRMKAESPLGRVSSGREVAAAVLYLASDDAGSVVGTDLVVDGGASA is encoded by the coding sequence ATGAACCGCTTCCAGGGCAGGACCGTGCTCGTCACCGGCGCGGGCTCCGGCCTCGGCCGCGCCGTCGCGCTCGCCTTCGCGGCCGAGGGCGCCTCGGTCGTCGCCGCGGGCCGTACGGCCACCACGCTCGACGAGACCGTCGCGCTGATAGCCGAGCGGGGCGGCACCGCTGCGGCCGCCACCGCCGACGTCTCACGGGCCGCGTCGATGCGTGACCTGGTGGGGTGGACCGTCGAGCGGTTCGGCGGACTCGACGTCGCCGTCAACAACGCGGGCGTGTTCCGGGGCGGCGGCCCGGTCGCCGACCTGGCGGAGGAGGACTGGCGCACCCTGCTCGACATCAACGTCACCGGGGTGCTGTTCGCGCTCCAGGCGGAGGTGGCCCACATGCGCGCCCACGGCGGCGGCGCCATCGTGAACGTCTCGTCCAACCTCGGCGCCCACACCCGCCGCCCGGGCCTGGCCGGCTACCTCACCTCGAAGGCGGCCGTGTCCGCCCTCACGCGCGCCGCCGCCCTGGACCACGTCCAGGACGGCATCCGGATCAACGCGGTGAGCCCGGGCGCGGCGGACACCACGATGTCGCTGCTCCCCGGCGAGACCGAGGACGAGCGGGCCGTACGGATGAAGGCCGAGTCGCCGCTGGGCCGGGTGTCGTCGGGCCGGGAGGTGGCGGCGGCGGTGCTGTACCTGGCGTCCGACGACGCGGGGTCCGTGGTGGGGACGGACCTCGTCGTCGACGGCGGCGCCTCGGCGTGA
- a CDS encoding helix-turn-helix transcriptional regulator has protein sequence MTTTPVREPDVRRGELAAFLRSRRERISPEQVGLVRGPRRRTPGLRREEVAHLSSVGVTWYTWLEQARDIHVSPQVLDALARALLLDPSERAHLFALAGAVDPAPETSCPSVTPALRQLLGQLEPVPACVQNSRYDILAYNRTYGRLLCDLDALPAADRNCVWLTFTHPQWRASVVDLPEMSRTLAAKFRASMAEHLAEPAWKALLKRLEEASPEFREIWARHEVVAQGGRTKYILNAHVGPLHLEHTNLWLGPAAGPRLVTYVPLDEASRRGVEELYRLAVEAGG, from the coding sequence ATGACGACCACCCCGGTACGGGAGCCCGACGTACGGCGCGGCGAGCTGGCCGCGTTCCTGCGCAGCCGCCGCGAGCGGATCTCGCCCGAGCAGGTCGGCCTGGTGCGGGGGCCGCGCCGCCGCACGCCCGGACTGCGCCGGGAGGAGGTCGCGCACCTCTCATCGGTGGGCGTGACCTGGTACACGTGGCTGGAGCAGGCCCGGGACATCCATGTGTCGCCGCAGGTCCTGGACGCCCTCGCGCGGGCCCTGCTGCTCGACCCGAGCGAGCGCGCCCACCTCTTCGCCCTCGCCGGAGCGGTGGACCCCGCGCCGGAGACGTCCTGCCCGAGCGTCACGCCCGCGCTGCGGCAGCTGCTCGGGCAGCTGGAGCCCGTTCCGGCCTGCGTGCAGAACAGCCGGTACGACATCCTCGCGTACAACAGGACCTACGGCCGGCTGCTGTGCGACCTGGACGCCCTGCCGGCGGCGGACCGCAACTGCGTGTGGCTGACCTTCACGCACCCGCAGTGGCGGGCCTCCGTCGTCGACCTGCCCGAGATGAGCCGGACCCTCGCGGCGAAGTTCCGGGCCTCCATGGCCGAGCACCTGGCGGAGCCCGCGTGGAAGGCGCTGCTGAAGCGGCTGGAGGAGGCCTCGCCCGAGTTCCGCGAGATCTGGGCGCGCCACGAGGTGGTCGCGCAGGGCGGCCGGACGAAGTACATCCTCAACGCCCACGTCGGGCCGCTGCACCTGGAGCACACCAATCTGTGGCTGGGCCCGGCGGCGGGGCCCCGCCTGGTGACGTACGTACCGCTGGACGAGGCGTCGCGGCGGGGCGTCGAGGAGCTGTACCGGCTGGCCGTCGAGGCCGGCGGGTGA